A single Phalacrocorax aristotelis chromosome 18, bGulAri2.1, whole genome shotgun sequence DNA region contains:
- the FOXN1 gene encoding forkhead box protein N1, translating into MQDSDIKLRTSPLEGQPGLYCYQPQVQQMYCPSHPFHQYPSGGSYPVTYITSSHYPYQRIAPQSSQESQQPLFPKPIYSYSILIFMALKNSKTGSLPVSEIYNFMTEHFPYFKTAPDGWKNSVRHNLSLNKCFEKVENKSGNSSRKGCLWALNPAKIDKMQEELQKWKRKDPVAVRKSMAKPEELDTLIGDKSEKLRSSIMSCSPPGVASASHSRQMAAQSHSICEPALSSGIPQPLHSIHASGALHVKNPLPNLLGGQQTACYTSPQGFPQISSTLMQQSPDPQTLFPSGEAQSELRRQPSITQDSPLPAQTPPSCGGKMLTEHSTARTVQDTLLQEGDLSNDIDALNPSLTDFDLQGNLWEELKDDSLAVDPLVLISSSPTPSQCFPSHCQMENSSSNASMQNGTPHSNLPDLQLTTLYSAFMELDTVSPAYLSNPGSKPIALM; encoded by the exons TATCCCTCGGGAGGCAGCTATCCTGTGACTTACATTACTTCTTCGCACTACCCTTACCAAAGAATTGCTCCTCAAAGCAGTCAAGAATCCCAGCAGCCTCTATTTCCCAAACCCATCTACTCCTAcag CATCCTGATCTTCATGGCACTCAAAAACAGCAAGACAGGGAGCTTGCCAGTCAGTGAGATTTACAATTTCATGACGGAACACTTCCCTTACTTTAAG acagCTCCAGATGGCTGGAAGAATTCTGTACGCCACAACTTATCTTTGAACAAATGCTTTGAGAAAGTTGAAAACAAGTCAGGCAATTCTTCTCGGAAAGGCTGTTTGTGGGCTCTGAATCCAGCCAAAATCGATAAGATGCAGGAGGAGCttcagaaatggaagaggaaagacCCAGTTGCTGTAAGGAAGAGTATGGCAAAGCCAG aaGAACTTGACACACTGATAGGCGACAAAAGTGAAAAGCTGAGATCTTCAATCATGTCCTGCAGTCCGCCCGGCGTTGCAAGTGCATCCCATTCCAGACAGATGGCAGCCCAGTCCCATTCCATATGCGAGCCCGCTCTTTCCTCCGGTATCCCACAGCCATTACACAGCATCCACGCATCAGGAGCTCTACATGTCAAGAACCCATTACCAAATTTGCTCGGGGGGCAGCAAACTGCATGCTATACATCACCGCAGGGCTTTCCTCAAATCTCAAGTACGTTAATGCAGCAGTCACCCGACCCTCAGACCCTGTTTCCTTCTGGGGAGGCCCAGAGCGAGCTCCGAAGGCAGCCCAGCATCACCCAGGATTCTCCGCTGCCGGCCCAGACCCCCCCCAGCTGTGGGGGGAAGATGCTGACGGAGCACTCCACAGCCCGGACAGTGCAGGACACGCTCCTGCAGGAAGGAGATCTCAGCAATGATATCGATGCTCTGAATCCATCCCTGACTGATTTTGATCTCCAAG GAAATCTTTGGGAGGAGCTGAAAGATGACAGCCTAGCTGTGGATCCCCTAGTTCTCATTTCATCATCCCCAACGCCTTCCCAGTGTTTCCCTTCTCACTGCCAGatggagaacagcagcagcaacgcCAGCATGCAGAACGGAACCCCGCACAGCAACCTACCCGACCTACAGCTCACTACTCTCTATTCTGCCTTCATGGAACTGGACACAGTGTCTCCTGCCTACCTAAGTAATCCTGGATCCAAACCCATTGCACTAATGTGA